Proteins from one Rhinopithecus roxellana isolate Shanxi Qingling chromosome 18, ASM756505v1, whole genome shotgun sequence genomic window:
- the COMMD6 gene encoding COMM domain-containing protein 6 produces MEASSDPQLDAKSEVTNQLVDFQWKLGMAVSSDTCRSLKYPYVAVMLKVADHSGQVKTKCFEMTIPQFQNFYRQFKEIAAVIETV; encoded by the exons ATGGAGGCGTCTAGCGACCCGCAGCTGGATGCTAAGTCCGAG GTCACCAACCAG CTTGTAGATTTTCAGTGGAAACTGGGTATGGCTGTGAGCTCAGACACTTGCAGATCTCTTAAGTATCCTTATGTTGCAGTGATGCTAAAAGTGGCAGATCATTCAGGCCAAGTAAAGACCAAGTGCTTTGAAATGACGATTCCACAGTTTCAG AATTTCTACAGACAGTTCAAGGAAATTGCTGCAGTTATTGAAACGGTGTGA